In one window of Acidovorax sp. HDW3 DNA:
- the cas2e gene encoding type I-E CRISPR-associated endoribonuclease Cas2e, translated as MIVIRDVQDRFHGFLSSVMLEVAPNIFVSPRMNPGVRERVWQVMTDWYGNLPQGSAVMIWRDVNAVGGVGLAHLGDPPRELFEADGMWLVRRRVSSTQKAP; from the coding sequence ATGATCGTGATTCGTGACGTGCAGGATCGCTTTCACGGCTTTTTGTCGTCGGTGATGCTGGAGGTGGCGCCCAACATTTTTGTCTCGCCCCGCATGAACCCGGGTGTGCGTGAACGGGTGTGGCAGGTGATGACCGATTGGTACGGCAACCTGCCCCAAGGCAGCGCCGTGATGATCTGGCGTGATGTGAACGCCGTAGGTGGCGTGGGGCTCGCTCATCTGGGAGATCCCCCGCGCGAATTGTTTGAAGCCGACGGCATGTGGCTGGTGCGCCGTCGAGTCTCCAGCACCCAAAAAGCTCCTTAA
- the cas1e gene encoding type I-E CRISPR-associated endonuclease Cas1e, whose translation MLKGRLGLEKARIPHADRHGLLWLSRGELCVIDGCLHFLRGKDSLTPGIDQIPHQAVSMILLGPGSSVTHDALRLLARHGTLLAAVGEDGVRSYTAPPLLPDRSDVARRQAELWGNPRRRISVARHMYALRLGEVLPHRDLDTLRGIEGARVKNMYRLMAQKYGIDWEGRHYDRANPNATDIPNQAINHAATAVQAAAAIAVQAVAALPPLGFIHEDSGQSFVLDIADLYRETVTLHIAFTAAKRAETSDDTIDRLVRREAATVFRKQQVIASMIDSIQRVLRMNEVGNGAGDDRDS comes from the coding sequence CTCTCGCGTGGTGAGCTGTGCGTGATCGACGGCTGCCTGCACTTTCTGCGTGGCAAGGACAGCCTGACGCCCGGTATTGACCAAATTCCGCACCAGGCGGTTTCCATGATCCTGCTCGGGCCGGGCAGCAGCGTCACCCACGACGCGCTGCGCCTGCTGGCACGCCACGGCACCCTGCTGGCCGCCGTCGGCGAAGACGGCGTGCGCAGCTACACCGCACCGCCCTTGCTGCCCGACCGATCTGACGTGGCCCGCCGCCAAGCCGAGCTGTGGGGCAACCCGCGCCGCCGCATCAGTGTGGCACGCCATATGTACGCGCTGCGCCTGGGCGAGGTGCTGCCACACCGTGACCTGGACACCTTGCGCGGCATCGAAGGAGCGCGGGTGAAAAACATGTACCGTCTGATGGCGCAGAAGTACGGCATCGATTGGGAAGGGCGCCACTACGACCGTGCCAACCCGAACGCCACCGACATCCCCAACCAGGCCATCAACCACGCGGCCACTGCAGTGCAGGCCGCTGCCGCCATCGCTGTACAGGCCGTGGCCGCGTTGCCGCCGCTGGGCTTCATCCATGAGGATTCGGGTCAGTCTTTCGTGCTGGACATCGCGGACTTGTACCGGGAGACGGTCACGCTGCACATTGCCTTTACCGCAGCCAAACGCGCCGAAACATCGGACGACACCATCGACCGACTGGTGCGGCGCGAGGCCGCCACGGTGTTTCGCAAGCAGCAGGTGATTGCTTCGATGATCGACAGCATCCAACGCGTTTTACGCATGAACGAGGTGGGCAATGGCGCTGGTGATGATCGTGATTCGTGA